From Gouania willdenowi chromosome 18, fGouWil2.1, whole genome shotgun sequence, one genomic window encodes:
- the ovol1a gene encoding putative transcription factor Ovo-like 1a isoform X1, with amino-acid sequence MPRAFLVKKANVSPGKRNWSELPDHKRGDVYIPVSIFPPSVLMVEAEASPAEGAPLCLTKHSPSDAQLPSSTVLGNPHGLTAPPEERPEVRRRSTGGSAYIRSKIKVTTGELPPEHAPLPLTLTPLHLAPPPSVMIAPRPMTPPLQEAPPTKASAQTSPSASYVCQICQKTFQYQRMLNRHVKCHNETKRHLCSFCGKGFNDTFDLKRHVRTHTGVRPYKCSLCDKAFTQRCSLESHMKKIHSVTLKYAYKERRNKLYVCEECGHTAGTQDDLALHLHSLHPDSLLLKGKSARRAGGASASDPGDSVPGSPQAGDSDDTTGSSGQ; translated from the exons ATGCCGCGGGCCTTTCTGGTGAAGAAGGCCAACGTTTCTCCGGGAAAGCGGAACTGGAGTGAACTCCCGGACCATAAACGGGGGGACGTCTACATCCCAG TGTCTATCTTCCCTCCGTCCGTCCTGATGGTGGAGGCCGAGGCCAGCCCAGCGGAGGGGGCCCCTCTCTGCCTCACCAAGCACTCCCCGTCCGACGCCCAGCTGCCCTCCAGCACCGTGCTGGGTAACCCCCACGGGCTGACTGCCCCCCCTGAGGAGCGCCCAGAGGTCAGGAGGAGGTCAACGGGAGGCTCCGCCTACATCCGCTCTAAGATCAAG GTGACCACAGGTGAGCTCCCACCTGAGCACGCTCCGCTTCCTCTCACCCTGACTCCCTTACACTTAGCTCCACCCCCCTCTGTCATGATCGCGCCCCGGCCCATGACTCCGCCCCTCCAGGAGGCGCCTCCGACCAAAGCAAGCGCTCAGACCTCACCATCGGCATCGTACGTGTGTCAG ATTTGCCAAAAGACGTTTCAGTACCAGCGGATGTTGAACCGACACGTCAAGTGCCACAACGAGACCAAGAGGCACCTCTGCAGCTTCTGTGGGAAAGGCTTCAACGACACCTTCGACCTCAAACGACACGTTCGCACGCACACAG GCGTCCGTCCGTACAAGTGCTCGCTGTGTGACAAGGCCTTCACACAGCGCTGCTCGCTGGAGTCGCACATGAAGAAGATCCACAGCGTGACCCTCAAGTACGCCTACAAAGAGCGCCGCAACAAGCTGTACGTGTGCGAGGAGTGCGGCCACACGGCGGGGACTCAGGACGACCTGGCCTTGCACCTCCACTCGCTCCACCCCGACAGTCTTCTGCTGAAGGGCAAGAGCGCCCGGCGAGCAGGCGGTGCATCGGCTAGCGACCCAGGAGACTCGGTACCGGGTTCTCCTCAGGCGGGCGACAGCGACGACACCACCGGATCGTCCGGGCAGTAA
- the ovol1a gene encoding putative transcription factor Ovo-like 1a isoform X2 translates to MVEAEASPAEGAPLCLTKHSPSDAQLPSSTVLGNPHGLTAPPEERPEVRRRSTGGSAYIRSKIKVTTGELPPEHAPLPLTLTPLHLAPPPSVMIAPRPMTPPLQEAPPTKASAQTSPSASYVCQICQKTFQYQRMLNRHVKCHNETKRHLCSFCGKGFNDTFDLKRHVRTHTGVRPYKCSLCDKAFTQRCSLESHMKKIHSVTLKYAYKERRNKLYVCEECGHTAGTQDDLALHLHSLHPDSLLLKGKSARRAGGASASDPGDSVPGSPQAGDSDDTTGSSGQ, encoded by the exons ATGGTGGAGGCCGAGGCCAGCCCAGCGGAGGGGGCCCCTCTCTGCCTCACCAAGCACTCCCCGTCCGACGCCCAGCTGCCCTCCAGCACCGTGCTGGGTAACCCCCACGGGCTGACTGCCCCCCCTGAGGAGCGCCCAGAGGTCAGGAGGAGGTCAACGGGAGGCTCCGCCTACATCCGCTCTAAGATCAAG GTGACCACAGGTGAGCTCCCACCTGAGCACGCTCCGCTTCCTCTCACCCTGACTCCCTTACACTTAGCTCCACCCCCCTCTGTCATGATCGCGCCCCGGCCCATGACTCCGCCCCTCCAGGAGGCGCCTCCGACCAAAGCAAGCGCTCAGACCTCACCATCGGCATCGTACGTGTGTCAG ATTTGCCAAAAGACGTTTCAGTACCAGCGGATGTTGAACCGACACGTCAAGTGCCACAACGAGACCAAGAGGCACCTCTGCAGCTTCTGTGGGAAAGGCTTCAACGACACCTTCGACCTCAAACGACACGTTCGCACGCACACAG GCGTCCGTCCGTACAAGTGCTCGCTGTGTGACAAGGCCTTCACACAGCGCTGCTCGCTGGAGTCGCACATGAAGAAGATCCACAGCGTGACCCTCAAGTACGCCTACAAAGAGCGCCGCAACAAGCTGTACGTGTGCGAGGAGTGCGGCCACACGGCGGGGACTCAGGACGACCTGGCCTTGCACCTCCACTCGCTCCACCCCGACAGTCTTCTGCTGAAGGGCAAGAGCGCCCGGCGAGCAGGCGGTGCATCGGCTAGCGACCCAGGAGACTCGGTACCGGGTTCTCCTCAGGCGGGCGACAGCGACGACACCACCGGATCGTCCGGGCAGTAA
- the LOC114480764 gene encoding LOW QUALITY PROTEIN: endonuclease domain-containing 1 protein-like (The sequence of the model RefSeq protein was modified relative to this genomic sequence to represent the inferred CDS: inserted 2 bases in 1 codon), whose amino-acid sequence MSILENGKILNQDRYKVICQTFKNEXRFFTLYDTENKIPLFSAYKYRGNGDKREREGWYTEPKLEGNGMWDGTYRNQADLEDYINSTIYNKGHLFPFSHGFSEDDKLSTNTLTNIVPQVKTFNGGSWANMETCTKCVLDQLCLNNKGTSEGSVVVKANQLNDRVNIPDRLWSAFCCYSMTKNK is encoded by the exons ATGA GTATCCTGGAGAACGGTAAAATCCTGAACCAGGATCGTTATAAAGTCATCTGTCAGACCTTTAAAAACGA AAGGTTTTTCACGCTCTACGACACGGAGAATAAGATTCCGTTGTTTTCTGCTTACAAGTACAGAGGGAACGGtgataagagagagagagaaggctGGTACACAGAACCAAAG CTGGAAGGCAATGGTATGTGGGACGGTACGTACCGAAATCAGGCCGATCTTGAAGATTACATCAACTCAACGATCTACAACAAGGGccacttgtttcctttcagCCACGGCTTCAGTGAAGATGATAAACTCTCCACCAACACGCTGACCAACATCGTTCCACAAGTAAAGACCTTTAACGGAGGCAGCTGGGCAAATATGGAAACATGTACCAAATGTGTCCTGGACCAGCTTTGCCTCAACAATAAGGGTACCAGTGAGGGTTCTGTAGTAGTTAAAGCAAACCAACTCAATGATAGGGTGAATATCCCTGATCGGCTCTGGTCGGCCTTCTGTTGTTACAGTATGACAAAGAACAAATGA